One stretch of Rickettsiales bacterium DNA includes these proteins:
- a CDS encoding type II and III secretion system protein family protein: MKTKFLLVFALVVAWTGAAIAESFIVPLNRSRIVSTGPEIAEAMVANPEIADIHVHGPNRLSIVGVSRGQTTVRLIDKARNEIKTIEVTVSYDLPAIRKALREFLPYESIGVDLVNTNLALTGEVSGAASVDKALEIISQFVDGDSPATEKRSEIVNLMRVSSGQQVMLRVRVGEIRRNAMKKLGISLQGANSGGSFSGVAASGGGIPGVTANSGVDFGTFVPGAGSFSFLGGVLNKGGLTLGASLDALETDGLLKILAEPNLVALSGEQAEFLAGGEFPIPVASGSDGNISIDYKPFGVSVSFIPYVLSENRIRLTVLPEVSELSGTDGVTTGGVSVPALTTRRAKTTVELAPGESFMIAGLIRNDVATSLRQLPGINEIPILSALLRSTEFERNETELVIAVTPYLVDPQKSDEVRFPTDRYRAPSNMEMFFYGALSAMGPNGKERRLSQAPSLEGPIGFMVE, from the coding sequence ATGAAAACTAAGTTCCTATTGGTCTTCGCGCTGGTGGTTGCGTGGACAGGTGCTGCAATAGCAGAATCGTTCATTGTACCGCTTAACCGTTCGCGTATTGTTTCAACCGGGCCTGAAATTGCGGAAGCAATGGTGGCGAATCCGGAAATCGCTGATATCCATGTGCATGGACCTAACCGTCTTTCGATTGTTGGTGTAAGTCGAGGTCAAACAACGGTTCGTTTGATTGATAAGGCGCGCAATGAAATTAAAACGATTGAAGTTACGGTCAGCTATGACCTTCCTGCGATCCGTAAAGCCCTTCGTGAATTCTTGCCATACGAAAGTATCGGTGTGGATTTGGTGAATACTAATCTTGCCCTTACAGGTGAGGTAAGTGGTGCCGCATCGGTTGATAAGGCGTTGGAGATTATCAGTCAATTCGTTGATGGTGATTCTCCTGCGACAGAAAAGCGCTCTGAAATTGTTAACTTGATGCGAGTGAGCTCAGGTCAGCAAGTGATGTTGCGTGTTCGTGTTGGCGAGATTCGTCGCAACGCGATGAAAAAGTTAGGCATTAGTTTGCAAGGTGCAAACTCAGGGGGGTCGTTCTCTGGTGTGGCGGCTTCAGGAGGCGGAATTCCAGGTGTTACTGCGAATAGCGGTGTGGACTTCGGTACCTTTGTGCCGGGTGCAGGGTCCTTCTCATTCTTGGGTGGAGTCCTTAATAAGGGCGGCTTAACCTTAGGTGCTTCTCTCGATGCGTTGGAAACAGACGGTCTTCTGAAAATCTTGGCTGAGCCAAATCTTGTAGCACTTTCGGGTGAGCAGGCGGAGTTCTTGGCTGGTGGCGAATTTCCCATTCCCGTTGCTTCGGGCAGTGATGGAAATATAAGTATTGATTACAAACCTTTCGGTGTTTCAGTTTCTTTCATCCCTTACGTGTTGAGCGAAAATCGTATCCGTCTAACGGTTCTTCCTGAAGTATCTGAACTTAGTGGAACAGATGGTGTAACGACTGGTGGTGTCTCAGTTCCTGCTCTCACGACGCGTCGTGCGAAGACGACGGTTGAGTTAGCGCCAGGTGAAAGCTTTATGATCGCGGGTTTGATTCGTAACGATGTCGCGACGAGCTTACGTCAATTGCCGGGTATTAATGAGATTCCTATCTTGAGTGCATTGCTGCGTAGTACGGAGTTTGAACGCAACGAAACAGAGTTGGTCATCGCGGTGACTCCTTATCTGGTGGATCCTCAAAAGAGTGATGAGGTGCGTTTCCCAACGGATCGTTATCGCGCGCCAAGTAATATGGAAATGTTCTTCTACGGGGCGCTCTCAGCAATGGGACCAAATGGAAAAGAACGTCGCTTATCGCAGGCTCCCAGCCTCGAAGGCCCAATCGGATTTATGGTGGAGTAA
- a CDS encoding AAA family ATPase, with the protein MSLHSPVMAVLPEDGDSNFANQIANSLGYPYADVIMGSPMQAAVALASREHSPAYIIIDIGTRTGEVINEIDQLAESCEAGTRVIVIGRINDIKFYRELTQLGVLEYFTHPVDLQEVKTALMAGRGGDAGDGKKVVTFMSAASGDGSSTLAMNVAYSMATDYRKKVVLVDMDYQFGMVAKNLDLNTQFGIKEIFDHPDRGVDPTLVRRMISPYGDNLSVIAAPEELKYLPDMNPETIRGLIATLKSEYDCVVIDLPHIWSNWTASTISASTDIVLVSQLWLRSITHAARLLGLWRNMGISDDMVKVAINRSGAKFKEGISDKDFERVCSHAIDYSVANDIKTIVAAESQGQMIMEVSQSMLASQLKGLAGMLMGLSTDAASLKSSDGRFSLFKK; encoded by the coding sequence ATGTCGCTACATAGTCCTGTGATGGCGGTGCTTCCAGAAGATGGAGACTCTAATTTTGCGAATCAAATCGCAAATTCACTAGGGTACCCTTATGCTGATGTGATCATGGGTTCACCCATGCAAGCAGCTGTTGCGCTTGCTTCTCGCGAACACAGCCCTGCTTACATTATCATTGATATCGGGACACGAACCGGTGAAGTGATTAACGAGATTGACCAATTGGCTGAATCTTGTGAAGCTGGCACACGTGTGATCGTGATTGGTCGAATCAACGATATTAAGTTTTATCGTGAACTTACGCAGCTGGGCGTGTTGGAATATTTTACGCATCCTGTTGACCTGCAAGAAGTGAAGACTGCCCTTATGGCTGGCCGTGGCGGCGATGCTGGAGATGGCAAAAAGGTTGTCACTTTTATGAGCGCTGCTTCGGGTGACGGTTCAAGTACCCTCGCAATGAATGTTGCTTATTCGATGGCGACGGACTATCGCAAAAAAGTTGTCTTAGTGGATATGGACTATCAATTTGGGATGGTAGCTAAGAATCTTGATCTAAATACGCAGTTCGGGATTAAAGAAATTTTTGATCATCCTGATCGTGGTGTTGATCCAACGTTAGTACGCCGAATGATTAGCCCTTATGGTGATAATCTATCGGTGATTGCGGCACCTGAGGAACTTAAATACTTGCCGGATATGAATCCGGAAACCATTCGCGGACTTATCGCGACTCTGAAATCTGAATATGATTGTGTGGTGATTGATTTACCCCATATTTGGTCTAACTGGACTGCGTCAACCATCAGTGCCTCGACGGATATTGTATTGGTTTCGCAACTTTGGTTGCGTTCGATTACACATGCGGCGCGGTTGCTTGGCCTGTGGCGTAACATGGGTATCTCAGACGATATGGTCAAAGTGGCGATTAACCGTAGTGGTGCCAAATTTAAAGAAGGTATCAGCGACAAAGATTTCGAACGTGTTTGTTCCCATGCGATTGACTATAGCGTGGCCAATGACATTAAAACGATCGTTGCGGCGGAAAGCCAAGGGCAAATGATTATGGAAGTCAGCCAATCGATGTTAGCAAGTCAGTTAAAAGGTTTAGCGGGAATGTTGATGGGGCTGTCTACTGATGCGGCATCCTTAAAATCATCTGATGGGCGTTTCTCGCTCTTTAAAAAATAA
- a CDS encoding ATPase, T2SS/T4P/T4SS family — protein sequence MMFGKKKDDGSGAFPVDAVPITPAEPAGQPVAAPASPPSAAPMPPVQPSVPPAGSVPHVPSSVPPTPPPPADAGANLPVNVMQPEQAQQQTDGALVASQERMLAEQESLLEQRKKMAEAARGKQSAYTDRNLETPDYIKAKLLISEELLERLDFEELEKTGEEDRRQEILDEINALIEKVNLPLTAAQHELLKKSLLDDVLGFGPLEVLLADPDVSDIMVNGANQVYIEKAGKISVTDVRFVSERHLLNVIQKIVQRVGRRVDETSPMVDARMPDGSRFNAIIPPLALDGSLVSIRKFKQNKMPLTQYIDYGSATPEMVRFLEICSQIRMNILISGGTGSGKTTLLNALSGHIEEGERVITIEDAAELQMHQPHVLRLETRPANMEGVGEVTQRALVKNALRMRPDRIILGEIRGEEVIDVLQAMNTGHDGSMATIHANNPRECLTRLENLFGLTGLNFPLSTLRNQIAGSLNMVVQISRMRDGSRKITQIEEIVGMEGDVIITQTLFHFKPTGMSEDGKLQGQFICNGVKPRFMEQASYYGLDQEMSQTLTGSPGMM from the coding sequence ATGATGTTTGGTAAGAAAAAAGATGATGGTTCTGGAGCTTTTCCTGTAGATGCAGTTCCAATTACACCTGCAGAGCCTGCCGGGCAACCTGTTGCAGCTCCAGCCTCTCCTCCTTCGGCGGCGCCAATGCCTCCGGTTCAGCCGTCTGTTCCCCCTGCGGGTTCGGTGCCGCACGTCCCTTCTTCAGTGCCGCCAACTCCTCCTCCTCCTGCAGATGCCGGAGCGAACTTACCAGTAAATGTGATGCAGCCGGAACAAGCGCAGCAACAAACGGACGGTGCTTTGGTCGCAAGCCAAGAGCGAATGCTGGCAGAGCAAGAGTCGCTCCTTGAGCAGCGTAAAAAGATGGCGGAAGCGGCACGAGGAAAGCAGTCAGCCTACACGGATAGAAATCTCGAAACGCCAGATTATATTAAAGCGAAGTTGCTGATTTCGGAAGAGTTGTTGGAGAGGCTTGATTTTGAAGAGCTTGAGAAAACTGGTGAAGAGGACCGCCGCCAGGAAATTCTCGATGAAATCAATGCATTAATTGAGAAGGTGAATTTACCGCTAACGGCGGCTCAACATGAGTTGTTGAAAAAATCCCTCTTGGATGATGTGCTAGGTTTTGGACCTTTGGAGGTCCTTCTCGCCGATCCTGATGTGTCCGATATCATGGTTAATGGTGCGAATCAGGTTTATATTGAGAAAGCGGGTAAAATTAGCGTAACCGATGTTCGGTTTGTTTCGGAGCGTCACCTTCTGAATGTGATTCAAAAAATTGTACAACGTGTGGGGCGTCGGGTGGATGAAACAAGCCCAATGGTCGATGCGCGTATGCCGGATGGTTCACGTTTTAATGCGATTATTCCGCCTTTGGCGCTCGACGGTTCCTTAGTTTCGATTCGTAAGTTTAAGCAAAATAAGATGCCACTAACGCAATATATCGATTATGGGTCGGCGACACCTGAAATGGTGCGCTTCCTAGAGATTTGCTCGCAGATTCGAATGAATATCTTGATCTCGGGGGGGACGGGTTCAGGGAAGACAACGCTTCTTAATGCGCTTTCGGGTCATATTGAAGAAGGCGAACGCGTTATTACGATTGAGGATGCCGCCGAGCTGCAAATGCATCAACCCCACGTGTTGCGACTGGAGACTCGTCCGGCAAATATGGAGGGCGTGGGTGAGGTGACTCAGCGTGCTTTGGTGAAAAATGCTCTACGTATGCGTCCGGATCGAATCATTCTGGGTGAGATTCGTGGCGAAGAGGTCATTGATGTACTTCAAGCGATGAATACGGGTCACGATGGTTCGATGGCAACGATTCATGCGAATAATCCACGTGAATGTCTAACCCGTCTGGAGAATCTATTCGGCCTGACGGGTCTGAATTTCCCGCTATCAACCTTGCGTAATCAGATTGCAGGCTCACTTAATATGGTTGTTCAAATTAGCCGTATGCGTGATGGTAGCCGTAAGATTACTCAGATTGAAGAGATTGTTGGAATGGAGGGTGATGTGATCATTACTCAAACATTGTTCCATTTTAAACCCACTGGCATGTCGGAAGACGGGAAATTGCAGGGTCAGTTTATCTGTAACGGGGTTAAACCTCGCTTTATGGAGCAGGCAAGTTACTATGGGTTAGATCAAGAAATGTCGCAAACCCTCACCGGTTCGCCGGGAATGATGTAA
- a CDS encoding type II secretion system F family protein yields the protein MEPLVVIGTGAIVFLLLSATALRLLPDRGEQRTKSIIDQIATGSDDEPSMQDDGDAAAHFKEEATGLTRVLLSLPGAESFYAKLLKAGHAQRIKSVLLIMVSLFVVLSIILAFPFGPYSLLFAGLLTYYIPKKFFTWEIKKRNRKFIDQFPEAIDMIVRSVKSGHPLNTALRMIADNMEAPVAPEFRQLVNEIAYGRPLVDALRRLAKRVDEQDVHFFVVVLAVQQETGGNLAEILKNLSNVIRGRKRLQQKISAMTSEGKATLVILGALPVLVFCAIQFTSPQYLQPLYDTLIGNIILSAAIGLILMAIFIINKMIDIDI from the coding sequence ATGGAGCCGCTGGTTGTTATAGGAACGGGAGCGATAGTATTTTTACTACTGTCAGCTACGGCGTTACGTCTTCTTCCAGATAGAGGCGAGCAACGCACGAAATCTATCATTGATCAAATTGCAACGGGATCTGATGATGAGCCCTCAATGCAAGATGACGGCGATGCTGCCGCGCATTTTAAGGAAGAGGCAACGGGTTTAACAAGAGTTTTACTAAGCTTGCCGGGCGCGGAAAGTTTTTATGCGAAGCTTTTAAAAGCCGGTCATGCACAGCGTATCAAGTCAGTCTTACTTATTATGGTGAGCTTATTTGTGGTTCTATCCATTATTTTAGCATTTCCATTCGGTCCTTACTCGCTCCTTTTCGCAGGGCTCTTGACGTATTACATTCCGAAAAAATTCTTCACATGGGAAATTAAAAAACGTAACCGTAAATTTATCGATCAATTCCCTGAAGCGATTGATATGATTGTACGAAGTGTGAAATCAGGACATCCGTTAAACACGGCGTTACGCATGATTGCTGATAATATGGAAGCTCCGGTCGCGCCAGAGTTCCGTCAGTTAGTGAATGAAATTGCCTACGGTCGTCCGCTGGTGGATGCTTTGCGTCGTTTGGCCAAGCGTGTCGATGAGCAGGATGTGCATTTCTTCGTTGTTGTATTAGCGGTGCAGCAAGAAACGGGCGGTAACCTCGCCGAAATTTTGAAGAACTTATCGAACGTGATTCGTGGACGTAAGCGCCTACAGCAAAAGATTTCTGCGATGACGTCAGAGGGTAAGGCGACTCTTGTTATTTTGGGGGCACTTCCAGTGCTCGTATTCTGTGCGATTCAATTTACGAGTCCGCAATATTTGCAACCACTGTATGATACGCTCATAGGTAATATTATTCTTTCGGCGGCGATTGGGTTGATCTTAATGGCTATTTTTATCATCAATAAAATGATCGATATCGATATTTAG
- a CDS encoding type II secretion system F family protein, which produces MEKDEGFLGEVIQYGVPILVAFLVFIVFMWAVNISKKESLKARLRRLAPSDSETKDAIDRKREGDGAGIAAVMEPFVGLVTNLTEFRRLNFYKFYRAGVDPVDGPVNYLAYKWITTPIAVLLIYVLWTTGVDEGMAKKMMKGVGTLLLIALSWFGPNLFLANSRAKRELLLMRSFPDTLDLLLVCTESGLALDGALARVCRELGHAYPEITDEMNKTRLELTLLNDREKALANLAERSDLVPFRSLVASLLQTERFGTSLTDTLRVLADEYRNTRLMLAEQKAGRLPVMMTVPLIVFLLPSLFLIILGPAVVSMLTVQAEHGS; this is translated from the coding sequence ATGGAAAAAGACGAAGGATTTTTAGGTGAAGTTATCCAGTACGGGGTTCCGATATTGGTGGCTTTTCTTGTCTTTATCGTTTTCATGTGGGCGGTCAACATCTCTAAAAAAGAGAGCCTAAAAGCCCGTTTGCGCCGTCTGGCACCTTCAGATTCAGAGACAAAGGACGCGATTGATCGCAAGCGTGAGGGTGATGGTGCCGGTATCGCTGCCGTGATGGAGCCTTTTGTTGGGCTCGTGACAAACCTGACAGAGTTTCGCCGTTTAAACTTTTATAAGTTTTATCGTGCAGGTGTCGATCCGGTGGATGGGCCCGTTAATTACTTAGCCTATAAATGGATTACGACCCCCATTGCTGTTTTGCTCATCTATGTGCTTTGGACTACGGGTGTGGATGAGGGAATGGCGAAAAAGATGATGAAGGGGGTCGGGACTCTTCTTCTGATTGCTCTAAGTTGGTTTGGACCAAACCTCTTTCTGGCCAATAGTCGTGCGAAGCGAGAGCTTTTATTAATGCGTTCCTTTCCAGACACCTTAGATTTGCTACTGGTTTGTACAGAATCAGGTCTGGCTTTAGATGGTGCACTGGCTCGTGTGTGTAGAGAGTTGGGGCATGCTTACCCTGAAATCACGGATGAGATGAATAAAACACGTTTAGAGCTCACCTTATTGAATGATCGTGAGAAGGCGTTGGCTAACCTTGCCGAGCGCTCTGATCTTGTTCCGTTTCGTTCATTGGTCGCATCGTTGTTACAAACAGAGCGCTTTGGTACGAGCCTGACCGATACGCTGCGTGTATTGGCCGATGAGTATCGTAATACACGCCTGATGTTGGCAGAACAAAAAGCCGGGCGTTTGCCCGTTATGATGACTGTTCCGCTCATCGTCTTCTTGTTACCCTCGTTATTCCTGATTATTCTTGGCCCAGCGGTTGTTAGTATGCTGACGGTTCAAGCAGAGCACGGCTCCTGA
- a CDS encoding YegP family protein produces MGKFTLFTGKNGEFYWNLKAGNGEVIGKSEGYTTKAAAMNGIESTRKNADDEGKYEMKEAKNGKFHWNLKAGNGQIILSSQMYETKSGAENGTKSTMKNAPEASFVDETEGSAAA; encoded by the coding sequence ATGGGTAAATTTACACTTTTCACGGGTAAAAACGGTGAATTTTATTGGAATCTTAAAGCTGGAAACGGTGAAGTGATCGGTAAAAGCGAAGGCTACACTACCAAAGCTGCAGCGATGAATGGCATTGAGTCCACTCGTAAGAATGCGGATGATGAAGGTAAATATGAGATGAAAGAAGCTAAGAACGGCAAATTCCACTGGAATCTTAAAGCTGGTAATGGCCAAATCATTCTTTCTAGCCAAATGTATGAAACAAAATCAGGTGCTGAAAATGGCACAAAATCAACGATGAAAAATGCGCCAGAGGCGTCTTTTGTTGATGAAACTGAAGGTTCAGCAGCTGCTTAA
- a CDS encoding matrixin family metalloprotease: MISLSNIYNALNATESWSNSLGEGAIVSYSFNGPWGTDGTGDLGGVIKPLSTANQALTRDILQLYSDVANITFNELSSGDGDIAFRNEEIDGLGGTEGYAYFPGSGIGGNVTIETALGDAITANSFGWYTIIHEIGHAVGLDHPFVEGNPSVAKTNGIPVEELTSEYSVMAYNGDVDDVINLQLYDITTIQLKYSPNFNYNSGNTNYDFSTTTGPLQSYALWDGAGTDTLNASSLGSGVIFNLNDGDYLNVAGGERFKIAFNAQIENAIAGDGADSVTGNELNNALYGGGGNDTIRGGDGNDALVAGRGVSDGADGDDMLFGDLGSDTLYGNSGNDILVGGRDFTDPVDGNDTLYGGLGDDQIYGNSGDDRIVGASGNDTIYGGLGDDTFVFKAGSNVDTIWGFDGAGQSGGDVLLLQANMNGTDIDSFAELMAVSFTDGTHSFLATGGGNGILLLFTTLDDLGASDFVFA; encoded by the coding sequence ATGATATCTTTATCCAATATTTATAACGCATTAAATGCGACTGAATCTTGGTCGAATAGCTTGGGCGAGGGCGCGATTGTTTCCTACAGCTTCAATGGTCCTTGGGGCACCGATGGTACGGGCGACTTAGGCGGCGTAATTAAACCCTTAAGCACAGCAAATCAGGCGCTCACACGCGATATTCTCCAGCTTTATTCCGATGTCGCCAATATCACCTTTAACGAGCTTTCAAGTGGCGATGGCGATATTGCGTTTCGCAATGAAGAGATCGATGGGTTAGGCGGAACCGAAGGCTATGCCTATTTTCCCGGTAGCGGCATTGGTGGTAATGTGACGATCGAAACCGCTTTAGGCGATGCGATTACGGCGAATAGTTTCGGCTGGTATACGATCATTCATGAAATTGGCCATGCCGTAGGGCTAGACCATCCCTTTGTGGAGGGAAACCCCAGTGTAGCGAAAACCAACGGTATACCTGTTGAAGAGCTAACTTCCGAATATAGCGTCATGGCCTATAATGGCGACGTGGATGATGTTATCAATTTACAACTCTATGATATTACGACGATCCAATTGAAATATAGCCCGAATTTCAATTATAATTCTGGCAATACTAATTACGATTTTAGCACGACGACCGGCCCGTTGCAGTCTTATGCTTTGTGGGATGGTGCTGGCACAGATACACTCAATGCCAGCAGTCTTGGTAGCGGTGTCATCTTTAACTTAAATGACGGTGACTACCTCAATGTAGCAGGGGGCGAACGTTTCAAAATCGCCTTTAATGCGCAGATCGAAAATGCCATTGCCGGCGACGGTGCGGATTCGGTGACGGGTAATGAACTCAATAACGCGCTTTATGGCGGCGGCGGTAACGATACCATCCGGGGCGGCGACGGTAACGATGCACTGGTGGCGGGCCGTGGTGTCAGTGATGGCGCGGATGGCGATGATATGCTGTTCGGCGATCTGGGCTCCGATACGCTTTATGGAAATTCCGGTAATGATATTCTGGTCGGTGGCCGCGACTTTACCGATCCAGTTGATGGTAACGATACGCTTTATGGCGGCCTCGGTGATGACCAAATTTACGGCAATTCCGGCGATGACCGCATCGTAGGGGCAAGCGGTAATGACACAATTTATGGCGGCCTCGGTGATGATACCTTCGTGTTTAAGGCAGGAAGTAATGTCGATACAATCTGGGGCTTTGATGGCGCGGGGCAATCGGGCGGCGATGTCTTACTCTTACAGGCCAATATGAATGGCACAGACATTGATAGCTTTGCTGAACTTATGGCGGTTTCCTTTACCGATGGCACGCATAGTTTCCTTGCGACCGGAGGAGGTAATGGCATCCTTTTGCTGTTCACCACGCTAGATGATCTAGGCGCGAGCGACTTCGTTTTTGCTTAA
- a CDS encoding NAD kinase has product MNSAKTPRIACIADTSDIAQEAYKALKMLYKFVKPEAKQIPDVILVLGGDGFMLQVMHEHMHRGIPFYGMNCGTVGFLLNQFREEMLLERLDAAKLSTLYPLRMFARCYGGEQHELLAINEVSLFRETRQAANIRVTVDHVVRIPTLVGDGIMVSTPAGSTAYNYSAGGPIIPLEANLVALTPISPFRPRRWRGALLPQESSVYLEVLDPVKRPVGAVADFTEVRDVTSLSITQDRSIPLTLMFDPEHHLEERLINEQFM; this is encoded by the coding sequence ATGAACAGTGCCAAGACTCCACGTATCGCTTGCATCGCAGATACATCAGATATCGCACAAGAAGCTTATAAGGCACTGAAAATGCTATATAAGTTTGTGAAGCCAGAAGCAAAACAAATACCCGATGTCATCCTCGTTTTGGGGGGAGATGGCTTTATGCTGCAAGTCATGCATGAACATATGCACCGGGGCATCCCTTTTTACGGCATGAATTGTGGGACCGTTGGCTTTTTGCTCAATCAATTTCGCGAAGAAATGCTGCTGGAACGCTTAGACGCCGCCAAACTGAGCACACTCTACCCTTTACGCATGTTTGCCCGCTGCTATGGCGGCGAACAGCATGAATTGCTGGCCATTAACGAGGTTTCACTCTTCCGTGAAACACGCCAAGCAGCCAATATCCGCGTCACAGTCGATCACGTGGTGCGTATCCCAACCCTGGTGGGTGATGGTATTATGGTATCAACCCCCGCCGGTAGCACCGCGTATAATTATTCTGCTGGCGGGCCTATTATCCCACTAGAAGCTAATCTTGTGGCGCTGACACCGATTAGCCCGTTCCGCCCGCGACGTTGGCGTGGAGCACTTCTACCGCAAGAATCGAGCGTTTATTTAGAGGTGTTAGATCCCGTAAAACGCCCAGTCGGCGCTGTGGCTGACTTTACCGAAGTACGCGATGTCACATCGCTTTCGATCACGCAAGACCGCTCCATTCCGCTGACGCTGATGTTCGACCCGGAGCATCATCTAGAAGAACGCCTCATCAACGAACAATTTATGTAG
- a CDS encoding squalene/phytoene synthase family protein — MQESRIDPESIGENFPVASKLLPEQWRQPILDFYSYARGLDDISDSIVLKREEKRDQLRLIRLALQEKQPEMLPKWALPYYKCLQDGTFSPAHGDELWQAFWQDTEKKRYQTFGEVLSYCKLSANPVGHAVLEVSGEFDADLTAADALCTALQLLNHLQDVRSDYVKRQRIYVPQEWMAQVGLSEKVLEKSETGPKLRVVFHQWLDEVDVLLREAGHLPKTIHHRGVRWELRIILAFARGLARKLRKNDPMARHVKLGSFHRILLAVGAIIGVC, encoded by the coding sequence ATGCAAGAATCTAGAATTGATCCAGAAAGCATCGGTGAGAATTTCCCCGTTGCTTCGAAACTGTTGCCCGAGCAATGGCGACAGCCCATTCTTGACTTTTACTCCTATGCGCGCGGGTTGGATGATATTAGCGACAGTATCGTGCTCAAGCGTGAAGAGAAGCGCGATCAGCTGCGTTTGATCCGCCTTGCTTTGCAAGAAAAACAGCCCGAGATGCTGCCCAAATGGGCGCTGCCTTATTATAAGTGTTTGCAGGATGGTACCTTCTCACCCGCGCATGGAGATGAGCTGTGGCAGGCTTTCTGGCAGGATACAGAGAAGAAACGTTACCAGACTTTTGGTGAAGTTTTGAGCTATTGTAAGCTCTCGGCGAATCCAGTTGGGCATGCGGTTTTGGAGGTCTCTGGGGAATTCGATGCGGATTTGACCGCCGCAGATGCGCTTTGTACGGCGTTGCAGCTTTTGAATCATTTGCAGGATGTTCGGAGTGATTATGTGAAGCGTCAGCGGATTTACGTACCGCAAGAATGGATGGCGCAAGTGGGTTTGAGCGAGAAAGTGCTCGAAAAATCAGAAACAGGGCCAAAATTACGTGTGGTCTTTCATCAATGGTTGGATGAAGTGGATGTGCTATTGCGAGAAGCAGGGCATTTACCCAAGACTATCCACCATCGTGGGGTGCGGTGGGAATTACGGATTATCCTCGCCTTTGCGCGTGGGTTGGCTCGTAAATTGCGTAAAAATGACCCGATGGCACGCCATGTGAAGCTGGGTAGTTTTCATCGTATATTGCTCGCCGTAGGAGCCATTATCGGTGTCTGCTAA
- a CDS encoding phytoene/squalene synthase family protein, producing MSANRPHRRSSSFFLPMLLMGKKKRYALKALYYFCSAVDDAVDEAPTKPQARENLAFWQMELENIYTVQRPPENEIMRQLGIAIWQFKLPRQPFEDLLQGMEFDCSDSVEIQTEKELERYCYCVAGAVGLQAMRIFGLQGAQADSFAVALGQALQLTNILRDKRKDAAIKRSYIPKEWVRDKDSELISKAYESFEEVAKLEQILPSRPILPALLMRDIYRWKLKRIQAKQSAKPLPFAFYLRLLAKAGRYYAKAS from the coding sequence GTGTCTGCTAATCGTCCGCATCGCCGCTCTAGTAGCTTCTTTCTGCCCATGTTGCTTATGGGTAAGAAGAAGCGTTATGCCCTAAAGGCGCTCTATTATTTTTGCAGTGCGGTGGATGATGCGGTGGATGAGGCCCCCACCAAGCCACAGGCCCGCGAGAACCTCGCCTTTTGGCAAATGGAGCTGGAGAATATCTACACCGTGCAGCGCCCGCCTGAGAATGAAATCATGCGGCAGTTGGGGATAGCGATTTGGCAATTTAAGTTACCACGTCAGCCGTTTGAAGATTTGCTGCAAGGCATGGAATTTGATTGCTCAGACTCCGTCGAGATACAGACTGAGAAAGAGTTAGAGCGATATTGCTATTGCGTGGCCGGCGCGGTGGGCTTGCAAGCGATGCGTATTTTTGGTCTGCAAGGCGCTCAAGCCGACAGTTTTGCGGTGGCTTTAGGGCAAGCATTACAGCTGACGAATATCTTGCGCGATAAACGTAAAGACGCAGCGATTAAACGTTCCTATATCCCTAAGGAGTGGGTCAGAGATAAAGACTCAGAGCTTATCTCCAAGGCATATGAGAGTTTTGAGGAGGTGGCAAAACTAGAGCAAATTTTACCGTCACGTCCGATCTTGCCGGCGCTTTTAATGCGCGATATTTACCGTTGGAAGCTCAAGCGCATCCAAGCCAAGCAATCGGCCAAGCCATTGCCCTTTGCCTTCTATCTAAGATTGCTCGCAAAAGCAGGCCGTTATTACGCAAAAGCGTCATAA
- the thiS gene encoding sulfur carrier protein ThiS, with amino-acid sequence MNITLNGEKKTVTAMTITELLAEISAPPRGIAVEVNAAIIPKSLHAETALNDNDVVEIVSFIGGG; translated from the coding sequence ATGAACATTACTCTCAATGGTGAAAAGAAAACAGTCACGGCAATGACCATTACAGAACTATTAGCCGAAATTTCCGCTCCACCGCGTGGCATTGCGGTTGAGGTGAATGCGGCCATCATCCCAAAGTCGCTGCATGCAGAGACTGCGCTGAATGATAATGATGTGGTTGAAATTGTGAGCTTTATTGGTGGGGGATGA